From the Pomacea canaliculata isolate SZHN2017 linkage group LG14, ASM307304v1, whole genome shotgun sequence genome, one window contains:
- the LOC112555471 gene encoding uncharacterized protein LOC112555471, which produces MQASHLLVVIGIFVNLSSLLNADMMGDEPHKHQGAHASVTSVSSGNYHRDYIVQDDEDFVPYGSGSGSGSGEKPEVDREVEEEVEPGRKPEVKADPPVFRPTTTRKPPVGGADNCIASRTLLLCCLVLLRLLDTLRK; this is translated from the exons ATGCAGGCATCACATCTACTGGTTGTCATCGGAATCTTTGTC AACCTCAGCAGTCTGCTCAACGCCGATATGATGGGTGATGAGCCGCACAAACACCAGGGAGCCCACGCCAGTGTCACCTCCGTCAGCAGCGGCAACTACCACCGCGACTACATCGTTCAGGATGACGAGGACTTTGTCCCCTATGGCTCAGGTTCCGGTTCTGGCAGTGGAGAAAAGCCAGAAGTAGATcgtgaggtggaggaggaggtggaacCAGGACGTAAGCCTGAAGTGAAAGCAG ACCCACCAGTGTTTAGACCGACTACAACAAGAAAGCCGCCAGTGGGAGGGGCAGACAACTGCATCGCTAGCCGAACCTTGTTGTTGTGTTGCCTTGTACTGTTGAGACTGTTGGACACACTGAGAAAATAG